One region of Flavobacterium pisciphilum genomic DNA includes:
- a CDS encoding helix-turn-helix domain-containing protein: MKIKSKLQSHEQPIISIGIRDGHDPKSQLIEENICIENEAIEEIKSHHLLTDGLAILDTQMYFYEPQTILFEISCESIIMNFIYSNNVETYIDQLETEKFPRENTHNIFYTSNYKATFKIPPFEQINYFSIILSKDFYYYIINEDWELHEKFSKSILLKKSSYLTSSYIPLTPSIQWVIHEIKNCNRKGALKRMYIETKIKELLILQLEALIEKTAPNDSIDEEDYIKLREAKSILDKDYVDAPTLPELSRMISLNEFKLKKGFKACFGITVRSYIIELRMKHAKELFQSKSISVTEVAYKCGYKDVSHFSAAFKTFYGYSPQKFKINWNSINAWLTSFLILG; encoded by the coding sequence TTGAAAATTAAATCGAAACTTCAAAGCCACGAACAACCAATAATTTCTATTGGGATTCGTGATGGTCATGACCCAAAAAGTCAGTTGATAGAAGAAAATATATGTATAGAAAATGAAGCTATAGAAGAAATAAAAAGTCACCATCTACTAACTGATGGACTTGCTATTCTCGACACACAAATGTATTTCTATGAACCACAAACAATTTTATTTGAGATTAGCTGCGAATCAATTATAATGAATTTTATATATTCTAATAATGTCGAAACCTATATTGATCAACTAGAAACTGAAAAATTCCCAAGAGAAAATACTCACAATATTTTCTACACATCAAATTATAAAGCAACTTTTAAGATTCCGCCATTTGAGCAAATAAACTACTTTTCAATTATTTTATCCAAAGATTTCTATTACTACATTATCAATGAAGATTGGGAACTTCATGAAAAATTCTCAAAAAGTATCCTTTTAAAAAAATCTAGTTATTTAACCTCTAGTTATATCCCTCTTACACCATCTATACAATGGGTAATTCATGAAATTAAAAATTGTAATCGAAAAGGGGCATTAAAAAGAATGTATATCGAAACAAAAATTAAAGAACTATTGATTTTACAATTGGAAGCCCTAATTGAGAAAACAGCTCCCAATGATTCAATAGACGAAGAGGATTATATCAAGCTGCGAGAAGCAAAATCAATCTTGGATAAAGATTATGTAGATGCTCCAACTCTTCCTGAATTATCAAGAATGATTTCTCTCAATGAATTTAAATTAAAAAAAGGATTCAAAGCATGTTTTGGAATCACAGTAAGAAGCTATATTATTGAACTGCGCATGAAACATGCTAAAGAATTATTTCAATCTAAATCCATAAGTGTAACAGAAGTAGCATACAAATGTGGTTACAAAGATGTCTCCCACTTCTCTGCTGCTTTTAAAACTTTTTACGGTTATTCACCTCAAAAGTTTAAAATCAATTGGAACAGTATTAATGCATGGCTAACTAGCTTTTTAATACTTGGTTAG
- the rclC gene encoding reactive chlorine resistance membrane protein RclC, translating to MNIIAALSKLQNQFFNLMRIAIFIVVVWIGGLKAFQYEADGIVPFVANSPLMSFFYNNPNDYKDHKNKEGEVVEENIKWHVENGTYIFSYMLGGVIVIIGLLTLFGIFNAKIGLVGGVLTACMALVTLTFLITTPETWVPDLGSSTHGFPYLSGAGRLVIKDIIMMAGGLLCASDCAKRIISQNN from the coding sequence ATGAATATAATAGCAGCCTTATCTAAATTACAGAATCAGTTTTTTAATCTAATGCGAATTGCCATTTTTATTGTAGTGGTATGGATTGGAGGGCTCAAAGCTTTTCAATATGAAGCAGATGGAATAGTACCATTTGTTGCTAATAGTCCGTTAATGAGTTTCTTTTATAACAATCCAAATGACTATAAAGACCATAAAAATAAAGAGGGAGAAGTAGTTGAAGAGAATATTAAATGGCATGTTGAAAATGGAACTTATATCTTTTCTTATATGCTAGGAGGAGTAATTGTAATTATTGGGTTGCTAACTTTATTTGGGATTTTTAATGCTAAGATTGGACTTGTTGGTGGAGTGCTTACAGCTTGTATGGCATTGGTAACTCTCACTTTTTTGATTACAACACCAGAAACATGGGTGCCAGATTTGGGAAGTAGTACACATGGATTTCCGTATTTATCTGGGGCAGGACGTCTGGTTATTAAAGATATTATAATGATGGCAGGAGGATTGTTATGCGCATCTGATTGTGCAAAAAGAATTATATCTCAAAATAATTAA
- a CDS encoding helix-turn-helix domain-containing protein, with protein MKENEIVYKDCTVQECSTDYINLHGSSPMYSIFLLEGSGKVSVDLVEYSFEGKIMLFTSPYQIIHFNVIKSLKTTRLQFHGDFYCIEYHKKEVACNGLLFNNIYQQPYVNLEDKDFIELDYILGKLIIELDNSTSYAMAVVRAYLQLILALCSKIKYEDNLVDEERNIHHPLMQFKELLENNFREERQPSFYAAQMGISPNSFSKLCKQYFLKTPSTLIHERVILEAKKLIHLTYKSMKQIAAELNFDDENYFSRYFKKHTGITPTAFREDVGISIVADLSR; from the coding sequence ATGAAAGAAAATGAAATAGTTTATAAAGATTGTACCGTTCAAGAATGTAGTACTGATTATATCAATCTGCATGGAAGTTCTCCCATGTATAGTATTTTTCTTTTAGAAGGAAGTGGAAAGGTAAGTGTAGATTTGGTAGAATATTCCTTTGAAGGGAAAATTATGTTGTTTACATCACCTTATCAAATCATTCATTTTAATGTAATAAAGTCTCTCAAAACAACAAGATTACAGTTTCATGGGGATTTTTATTGTATAGAATATCATAAAAAAGAAGTTGCTTGTAATGGTTTGTTATTTAATAATATATACCAGCAACCGTATGTAAATCTTGAAGATAAAGACTTCATTGAATTAGATTATATTTTAGGAAAACTAATTATTGAGTTAGACAATAGCACTAGTTATGCTATGGCAGTTGTACGAGCTTATTTGCAATTGATACTTGCCTTATGCAGCAAAATAAAATATGAAGATAACCTTGTTGATGAAGAAAGAAACATACACCATCCATTAATGCAATTTAAAGAATTATTGGAGAATAATTTTCGTGAAGAAAGGCAACCTTCTTTTTATGCCGCCCAAATGGGGATTAGTCCTAATAGTTTTTCAAAATTATGTAAGCAGTATTTTTTAAAAACACCTTCTACATTAATTCATGAAAGGGTTATTCTTGAGGCAAAAAAACTCATTCATCTTACTTATAAGAGTATGAAGCAAATAGCTGCTGAATTAAATTTTGATGATGAAAATTACTTTAGCCGATATTTTAAAAAGCATACTGGTATTACACCAACAGCATTTAGAGAGGATGTAGGTATATCTATCGTGGCAGATTTGTCTAGGTAA
- a CDS encoding DUF4302 domain-containing protein produces MKIKYLYKLLIVAFVAIQLVACSNNDTEQKFDETPTGRINAQSEKLDKLLLSSEYGWKAVYFTDNQQLGGYTHLFKFSPGGKVTMASDFDSDTKKFDSQYEIQLGSTVSVVFTTANRIHLLSDSNSYPNDDFKGQGYLGDFQFLFQGEDKGDIVFRTNRNFRELRFVKATAADWDNLKENIIMEDNVIGAPSRPLFRLLETNDGTTTRQFDFNFDYDTRFATANPVSAGFSESYNIGIGYTPTGIIISPAIVIKDQALSEFVYNDADGSFTATGKDGVSVAIKYSLKPLVLTDDYKILLPGQPATAFGYIASILINTPANSTLCNTLLNEINASLPAAQKVNRVQLQFNDGGDTYITYTFTGGKATLYHNVEVVEDPVKKTITLKHISWQTATALIAEPVLLKKFDQELTNPNGLYVKREAFKLAGVPNTVYTFTSASSNFRLATFAFQ; encoded by the coding sequence ATGAAAATAAAATATTTATATAAGCTTCTAATTGTTGCTTTTGTAGCAATCCAATTAGTTGCTTGCAGTAACAATGATACAGAGCAAAAATTTGACGAAACGCCTACGGGTAGAATAAATGCTCAGTCAGAAAAATTAGATAAGTTATTACTATCTTCAGAGTATGGATGGAAAGCAGTTTATTTTACTGATAATCAACAATTAGGAGGGTATACTCATTTGTTTAAATTTTCTCCTGGAGGGAAAGTAACAATGGCATCTGATTTTGATAGTGATACAAAAAAGTTTGATAGTCAATATGAGATTCAGCTAGGGAGTACAGTAAGTGTAGTTTTTACTACTGCCAACAGAATACACCTTTTATCTGACTCTAATTCTTACCCAAACGATGATTTTAAGGGACAAGGATATCTAGGTGATTTTCAGTTTTTGTTTCAAGGAGAAGATAAAGGGGATATAGTATTTAGAACTAACAGAAATTTCAGAGAATTACGTTTTGTAAAAGCTACTGCAGCAGATTGGGATAATTTGAAGGAAAACATTATAATGGAAGATAATGTAATTGGAGCACCTAGCCGTCCACTTTTTAGATTATTAGAAACTAATGACGGAACAACTACGCGTCAATTTGATTTTAATTTTGATTATGACACTCGTTTTGCTACTGCAAATCCTGTTTCTGCAGGTTTTTCTGAAAGTTATAATATTGGTATAGGTTATACGCCTACTGGGATAATAATAAGTCCTGCTATTGTAATTAAAGATCAAGCATTATCTGAATTTGTTTATAATGATGCGGATGGTAGTTTTACAGCTACTGGAAAAGATGGTGTATCAGTTGCCATTAAGTACAGTTTAAAACCTTTAGTTTTAACAGATGACTATAAAATTCTTTTGCCTGGACAACCAGCAACTGCATTTGGATACATTGCATCAATTTTGATTAATACACCAGCAAATTCTACTTTATGTAATACATTACTGAATGAAATTAATGCTAGTTTACCAGCTGCGCAAAAGGTTAATAGAGTTCAATTACAATTTAACGATGGAGGTGATACTTATATAACGTATACTTTTACAGGTGGAAAAGCTACTTTATATCATAACGTAGAAGTTGTTGAGGATCCAGTTAAGAAAACAATTACGCTTAAACATATTTCTTGGCAAACTGCTACAGCACTTATTGCTGAGCCAGTGTTGTTGAAAAAATTTGATCAAGAATTAACAAATCCAAACGGGTTATATGTTAAGAGAGAAGCTTTCAAACTAGCAGGAGTACCTAACACAGTTTATACTTTTACATCTGCTTCAAGCAACTTTAGATTAGCGACTTTCGCTTTTCAATAG
- a CDS encoding zinc-binding metallopeptidase, producing MKIINQYKKIALIAGVVLIFSSCAQEDQPKESQLDFTQPEKTELDKWIATNYLSPYNINAQYKWNQNTVDNSRFLFPPTIDKVKPALEIVKQIWLTSYATIGGADFVKKIAPREIVLVGGVNSNDNGTRTLGIAEGGQRITLFEVDYVNKKNRAIVSEFIHTIQHEYVHILNQNKPFDEQAWGKITPSGYTANWHLETEKNSRELGFITSYARSNIVEDFAETASIILISTKAEYAAILAGITSVKAREDIKKKEAIVVKYYKDAFDMDFYALRDEAEKNTTIVINGN from the coding sequence ATGAAAATAATAAACCAATATAAAAAGATAGCATTAATTGCTGGAGTAGTTCTAATTTTCTCTAGTTGTGCTCAAGAAGACCAACCTAAGGAAAGTCAATTAGATTTTACTCAACCTGAAAAAACAGAGCTAGATAAATGGATTGCTACGAATTATCTTAGCCCATACAATATTAATGCACAATATAAATGGAATCAGAATACTGTTGATAATAGTAGGTTTTTATTTCCTCCTACTATCGATAAAGTGAAGCCTGCTTTAGAAATTGTTAAACAAATATGGTTAACTAGTTATGCAACTATTGGAGGTGCTGATTTTGTGAAGAAAATAGCACCAAGAGAAATTGTTTTGGTTGGTGGAGTAAATTCAAATGATAACGGTACTAGAACCTTAGGTATTGCTGAAGGGGGACAGAGAATTACGCTTTTTGAAGTAGACTATGTCAATAAAAAAAATCGTGCAATTGTTTCTGAATTTATTCATACAATTCAACATGAGTATGTACATATTTTAAATCAAAATAAGCCTTTTGATGAGCAAGCATGGGGGAAAATAACTCCTTCTGGATATACAGCAAATTGGCATTTAGAAACTGAAAAAAATTCGAGAGAATTAGGTTTTATAACTAGTTATGCGAGATCTAATATTGTTGAAGATTTTGCTGAGACAGCTTCTATAATTTTGATTAGTACTAAAGCTGAATATGCAGCTATTTTGGCGGGTATAACTAGTGTAAAAGCACGAGAAGATATCAAAAAGAAAGAAGCTATTGTAGTTAAATATTATAAAGATGCTTTTGATATGGATTTCTATGCATTAAGAGATGAGGCTGAAAAAAATACTACAATTGTAATTAATGGCAATTAG
- a CDS encoding RagB/SusD family nutrient uptake outer membrane protein gives MKNIKIALSLLLLISISSCDEFLSETPDNRTQIDTPEKISELLVNAYPSGGTYMDFAETMTDNVTDGRLGSTLAKNEQNYNWEMEDETDIDTQAGYWEACYRAIAHANKALEAIEEQGFPANMNAQRGEALLARAYSHFMLVSFWSNRYNPATAATDLGIPYVTEPETVLIKKYTRNTVEEVFNYIQKDLEEGLKYVTNEYKEPKFHFNKEAGKAFASRFYLIKGDWAKVLEVTEGIGSKPVGKIRDYLALTSLDPNIQFIDYARAEHPTNLLIVSSYSIYSRANQLSRFYFGGNKVAEVMGNATNIYNKAWYYSVYSYNSKTNFVPKFKEYFKYTNLTANIGEPFLGTVLLSNDEFYLNRIEALVMSNRIAEANTELEFFLGTRTAGYNAATDKLTEAKIVAKYPVIADEYTPFYAMTPVQTSYIKAIAETKRRDFLHEGIRWFDVKRFNIEVKHEIFNRPTNILVKNDKRRALQIPLSASSNGVEKNPR, from the coding sequence ATGAAAAATATAAAAATAGCGCTATCATTATTATTACTAATTAGTATTAGTAGTTGCGATGAGTTTCTTTCAGAAACCCCTGATAATAGAACACAAATAGATACTCCAGAAAAAATATCAGAATTATTGGTAAATGCATATCCATCAGGTGGAACTTATATGGATTTTGCAGAAACAATGACTGATAACGTTACTGACGGAAGATTAGGATCAACATTGGCTAAAAATGAGCAGAATTATAACTGGGAGATGGAAGATGAAACAGATATAGACACTCAGGCCGGCTATTGGGAAGCATGTTACAGAGCTATCGCACATGCTAATAAAGCATTGGAAGCTATTGAAGAACAAGGGTTTCCTGCTAATATGAATGCACAAAGAGGAGAAGCATTATTAGCTAGAGCTTATTCACATTTTATGTTAGTATCCTTTTGGAGTAATCGATACAACCCAGCAACTGCTGCAACAGATTTAGGTATTCCATATGTAACTGAACCAGAAACAGTATTAATTAAAAAATATACTAGAAATACAGTTGAAGAAGTTTTTAATTACATTCAGAAAGACTTAGAGGAAGGATTGAAATATGTAACAAATGAGTATAAAGAGCCAAAATTTCACTTCAACAAAGAGGCTGGAAAAGCATTTGCAAGTCGTTTTTATCTAATAAAAGGGGATTGGGCTAAAGTACTTGAAGTTACTGAAGGAATCGGATCAAAACCAGTTGGTAAAATTAGAGATTATTTAGCTTTAACAAGTTTAGATCCAAACATTCAGTTTATTGATTATGCAAGAGCAGAACATCCTACGAATTTATTAATAGTTTCGTCTTATTCAATATATTCTAGAGCGAATCAATTAAGTAGATTTTATTTTGGAGGAAATAAAGTTGCTGAAGTTATGGGAAATGCAACCAATATATATAATAAAGCTTGGTATTACTCGGTTTACTCTTACAACAGTAAGACTAATTTTGTTCCTAAGTTCAAAGAATATTTCAAGTATACAAATCTAACTGCTAATATTGGAGAACCATTTTTAGGGACAGTACTTTTATCTAATGATGAGTTTTATTTAAATAGAATTGAAGCACTTGTAATGTCTAATAGAATAGCTGAAGCTAATACAGAGTTAGAATTCTTTTTAGGAACAAGAACAGCAGGTTACAATGCAGCAACTGATAAGTTGACAGAAGCAAAAATTGTAGCTAAATATCCAGTAATTGCAGATGAGTATACTCCATTTTATGCTATGACTCCAGTACAGACTTCTTATATAAAAGCTATTGCTGAGACAAAAAGAAGAGATTTTCTTCATGAAGGGATCAGATGGTTTGATGTGAAACGTTTTAATATCGAGGTAAAACATGAAATTTTTAATCGTCCTACAAACATTTTAGTAAAAAATGATAAACGAAGAGCATTACAAATACCTCTTAGTGCATCTAGTAACGGAGTAGAAAAAAATCCTAGATAA
- a CDS encoding SusC/RagA family TonB-linked outer membrane protein — MKKPVVKQRLLFRIMKITLFQFVLAFVFSSVTMANSVKGQRKLDTKVTIDVVNLSLDNALSKLEKSAKVKFSYNSRMTQLNQKVSIEANDETLSSILNRVLKPFNITYSEVSNQIILQKDSSQAANFEDINVSSSLFESLFIPIVKGKVIDQRGDPLPGATVLAKGSKVAVLTDFDGNFTIDMPANSTKLIVSYVGMETREVDIVNSPLTISLSELGQNLKEVVITTGYEKTSKRTFTGAISKISGAELKVDGVADISRMIEGKAAGVTVQNVTGTFGTAPKITVRGSSSIFGDTKPLWVIDGVVQEDIINISFADLASGNSETLLSSSVAGLNSNDIQSIEILKDASATSIYGSRSLNGVVVVTTKQGRRDSPLKVSYSLEQSVRAVPSYDQYDILNSQESMSIFKEMESKGYLDLPSTVQGRYGGVYNILGKAINTYVPETGGYLVDNDPVSRNNFLKKYELANTNWFKVLFRPSITQSHSLSFSGGGKNNTFYASLGYYTDPGWTIADNVKQLSSNIKGTFFINDKLNITLSTMASVRDQQAPGTYESQKDQVFGKVTRDFDINPFSYVLNTSRTLRPYDENGNLEYYRNNWAPMNIVNELKSNYLDINVKDIRFQLDLDYKITPHLTYNLTGSARYANTTREHKILETSNVVGAYNAMETTIVRDANIFLYKDPNDLSTPPVSVLPNGGFLRKFTNDMTSYNIRNSVNYRNTFNDKHEVEGFFGTELRSLDRNSDNFTAAGIQYDRGLTAFTDPRIIEKIINEGNSYFAFDSERERTVGFFGKVGYTYDRRYTASVTGRYDGSNRQGNSGSSRWLPTYTFSGKWNASEEKFMQNFKSINNLALRASYGLTATAGPATNSLAIYKSFVANRLNLNDRETGIEIDQLQNGDLTWEKQFETNIGLDLGLFNNRVQLVTDIYRRKAFDLVDFVVTSGIGGQKIKQGNNANMETKGLEIGLTTQNIVNKDFKWSTTFNFSVYNQEITKLENQPTAFDLIDGNGGNAIGRPRNSIYSYQFTGLNNQGLPTFVMQNGQNDKITGANFQDNDKVTDYLKYEGSIEPNKSFGLANTFTYKNWSLYVFFVGSAGNKVRLNPIYDSEYDDLTVFTKDFTNRWINPGDENITNVPVIADKRLNTNYDGARTLARAYNTYNYSDVRIADGDFVRLKNISLSWEFPKEFKRKLGLNTFTLKGSAVNPWLIYSDKRLNGQDPEFRNTGGVAFPITSQYTFTLNISL, encoded by the coding sequence ATGAAAAAACCTGTTGTTAAACAACGATTACTCTTTCGAATCATGAAAATAACATTATTTCAGTTTGTCTTGGCGTTTGTCTTTTCAAGTGTCACTATGGCAAATAGTGTGAAAGGACAAAGGAAATTGGACACGAAAGTAACAATTGACGTTGTTAATTTGAGTTTAGATAATGCGTTATCTAAGCTTGAAAAATCAGCAAAAGTTAAGTTTTCGTATAACTCAAGAATGACTCAATTGAATCAAAAAGTGAGTATCGAAGCTAATGATGAAACTTTATCAAGTATTCTTAACCGAGTGCTAAAACCGTTCAATATTACTTACTCTGAGGTAAGTAATCAAATTATATTACAGAAGGATAGCTCACAAGCAGCTAACTTTGAAGATATAAATGTTTCAAGCTCATTGTTTGAAAGCTTGTTTATTCCTATTGTAAAAGGAAAAGTAATTGATCAAAGAGGGGATCCTTTACCGGGGGCTACTGTACTTGCAAAAGGGAGCAAAGTTGCAGTGCTTACTGATTTTGATGGGAATTTTACAATTGATATGCCAGCAAATAGTACAAAATTGATAGTTTCATATGTAGGTATGGAAACTAGAGAAGTTGATATTGTAAACTCTCCACTTACTATTAGTTTAAGTGAGTTGGGACAAAACTTAAAAGAAGTTGTAATTACAACTGGTTATGAAAAAACCTCAAAAAGAACTTTTACTGGAGCTATTAGTAAAATTTCTGGAGCAGAGTTAAAAGTTGATGGTGTTGCTGATATCAGTAGAATGATTGAGGGTAAAGCGGCAGGGGTTACAGTTCAGAACGTTACAGGAACATTCGGTACTGCACCTAAAATTACTGTACGTGGATCATCTTCAATTTTTGGAGATACTAAACCTTTATGGGTTATTGATGGTGTTGTACAAGAAGACATTATCAATATTTCATTTGCAGATTTAGCTTCTGGAAATTCAGAAACATTATTAAGTTCATCAGTTGCAGGTTTAAACTCAAATGATATTCAAAGTATAGAAATATTAAAAGATGCTTCGGCTACATCTATCTACGGATCAAGATCTTTAAATGGAGTTGTAGTTGTAACCACTAAACAAGGGCGTAGAGATTCTCCTTTAAAAGTAAGTTACTCTTTGGAGCAAAGCGTTAGAGCTGTACCAAGTTACGATCAATATGATATCTTGAATTCTCAGGAATCTATGAGTATTTTTAAAGAAATGGAATCTAAAGGTTATCTTGATTTACCTTCAACAGTTCAAGGAAGATACGGTGGAGTATATAATATTTTAGGAAAAGCAATTAATACTTATGTACCAGAAACTGGGGGTTATTTAGTAGACAATGATCCAGTTAGTCGTAATAATTTCTTGAAAAAGTATGAGTTAGCTAATACAAATTGGTTTAAAGTTTTATTCAGACCATCTATAACACAAAGTCACTCTTTGAGTTTCTCTGGTGGAGGAAAGAATAATACATTTTATGCTTCTTTAGGATATTATACAGATCCAGGATGGACTATTGCTGATAATGTAAAACAATTATCATCAAACATTAAAGGTACATTTTTTATAAATGACAAATTGAACATTACGCTATCTACAATGGCTTCTGTTAGAGATCAACAAGCACCTGGTACATATGAAAGTCAAAAAGATCAAGTTTTTGGAAAAGTTACCAGAGATTTTGATATTAACCCATTTAGCTATGTTTTAAATACAAGTAGAACTTTAAGACCTTACGATGAAAATGGAAACCTAGAGTACTACCGTAACAACTGGGCTCCTATGAATATTGTTAATGAGTTGAAAAGTAATTATTTAGATATTAATGTAAAAGATATCCGTTTTCAGTTGGATTTAGATTATAAAATAACTCCTCATTTAACGTATAATCTTACTGGATCTGCACGTTACGCAAATACAACAAGAGAGCACAAGATTTTAGAAACATCAAACGTTGTTGGAGCTTATAATGCAATGGAAACAACTATTGTTAGAGATGCAAATATCTTTTTATACAAAGATCCAAATGACTTATCTACACCACCAGTATCGGTTTTACCTAATGGAGGGTTCTTAAGAAAGTTTACAAATGATATGACTTCTTACAACATTAGAAATAGTGTGAATTATAGAAATACATTCAATGATAAACATGAAGTTGAAGGTTTCTTTGGTACAGAGTTACGATCTTTAGATAGAAACAGTGATAATTTTACAGCTGCAGGAATTCAGTATGACAGAGGTCTTACAGCTTTTACAGATCCTAGAATTATCGAAAAAATAATCAATGAAGGGAACTCATATTTTGCATTTGATAGCGAAAGAGAGCGTACTGTTGGTTTCTTCGGAAAGGTAGGATATACTTATGATCGTCGTTATACTGCGTCTGTTACAGGACGTTATGATGGTTCTAATAGACAAGGAAATAGTGGTTCATCAAGATGGTTGCCAACATATACTTTTAGTGGTAAATGGAATGCTTCTGAAGAAAAGTTCATGCAAAATTTTAAATCAATAAATAATTTAGCATTAAGAGCTTCATATGGTTTAACAGCAACAGCTGGTCCAGCAACCAACTCTTTAGCTATATACAAAAGTTTTGTGGCTAATCGTTTGAACTTAAACGACAGAGAAACTGGTATTGAAATTGACCAATTACAAAATGGGGATTTAACTTGGGAAAAACAATTTGAAACTAATATTGGTTTAGATTTAGGCTTGTTTAACAACAGAGTACAATTAGTAACGGATATTTATAGACGTAAAGCTTTTGATTTAGTTGATTTTGTAGTAACATCAGGTATTGGTGGTCAAAAAATTAAACAAGGTAATAATGCGAACATGGAAACCAAAGGTTTAGAGATTGGTTTAACAACGCAAAATATCGTAAATAAAGACTTTAAATGGTCAACAACATTTAATTTTTCTGTTTATAACCAAGAAATTACAAAGTTAGAAAACCAACCAACCGCTTTTGATTTAATTGACGGAAATGGAGGGAACGCTATAGGTCGCCCTAGAAACTCTATCTATTCTTACCAATTTACAGGTTTAAATAACCAAGGACTTCCAACATTTGTAATGCAAAATGGTCAGAATGATAAAATTACTGGAGCTAATTTTCAGGATAATGATAAAGTAACTGATTATTTAAAATACGAAGGTTCAATTGAACCAAATAAATCATTTGGTTTAGCGAATACTTTCACTTATAAAAATTGGTCATTATACGTGTTTTTCGTAGGATCTGCAGGAAACAAAGTTCGTTTGAATCCTATTTATGATAGTGAATATGATGATTTAACTGTTTTCACAAAAGACTTTACAAACAGATGGATTAATCCAGGAGATGAAAATATAACTAATGTTCCAGTTATTGCAGATAAGAGATTAAATACTAATTATGATGGTGCACGTACGCTTGCTAGAGCATACAACACTTATAATTATTCAGATGTTAGAATTGCTGATGGTGATTTTGTGAGATTGAAAAACATTTCATTAAGCTGGGAATTTCCTAAAGAATTTAAGAGAAAGTTAGGTCTAAATACTTTTACCTTAAAAGGATCTGCAGTTAACCCTTGGTTAATTTATTCTGATAAGAGATTAAACGGTCAGGATCCTGAATTCCGTAATACTGGTGGAGTAGCATTTCCTATAACTTCTCAGTATACATTTACTTTAAATATTTCATTATAA